The following coding sequences lie in one Methylotuvimicrobium alcaliphilum 20Z genomic window:
- a CDS encoding TIGR04063 family PEP-CTERM/XrtA system glycosyltransferase: MKILHILDHSIPLHSGYTFRTRAILEQQKKLGWQTFHVTSAKHKIAEQAVEEVDGLLFYRSPMPRFFWADWPIVNQWAIVKSLGKRLDEIIPEIKPDVLHAHSPALNGLAALKAARKHNIPLVYECRAFWEDAAVDHGSTTEGSLRYRVTHFLETHVFKNADAVTTICEGLRNDIIGRGVADSKITVIPNAVDIDKFSYGVEPDLPLREQLGLVDKVVLGFIGSFYAYEGIPLLLDALPAILKEIPDVRLLLVGGGPQDAAIKQKARDLGLQDKVVFTGRVPHDQVQGYYNQVDIFVYPRLSMRLTDLVTPLKPLEAMAQGRLVVASDVGGHKELIDDEKTGYLFAAGNAESLAQTVLRLLNNRSQWDAIRANGRRFVEEKRNWAYSVSRYQNVYQRLLQK, translated from the coding sequence ATGAAAATACTGCACATACTTGATCATTCGATTCCACTGCATAGCGGTTACACTTTTAGAACCCGTGCTATTTTAGAACAACAAAAAAAACTCGGTTGGCAAACGTTTCATGTGACTTCGGCCAAACATAAAATCGCCGAGCAAGCGGTTGAAGAAGTCGACGGGCTGCTTTTTTACCGGTCGCCGATGCCGCGATTTTTTTGGGCCGATTGGCCGATTGTAAACCAATGGGCGATTGTAAAATCGCTCGGTAAACGCTTGGATGAAATCATTCCTGAAATTAAACCCGATGTTTTGCACGCGCATTCCCCCGCGTTGAACGGATTGGCCGCTCTGAAAGCGGCACGAAAACACAATATTCCATTGGTTTACGAATGCCGCGCGTTTTGGGAAGACGCTGCGGTCGATCACGGATCGACGACCGAAGGCAGTTTGCGTTATCGCGTGACTCATTTTCTGGAAACCCATGTGTTTAAAAATGCCGATGCCGTGACGACGATCTGCGAGGGCCTGCGAAACGACATTATCGGTCGGGGCGTTGCCGATAGCAAAATTACCGTGATTCCGAATGCGGTCGATATCGATAAATTCAGTTACGGAGTCGAGCCGGACCTGCCATTGCGCGAACAACTGGGATTGGTGGATAAGGTGGTATTGGGATTCATCGGTTCGTTCTATGCCTATGAAGGCATTCCTTTATTGCTCGATGCCTTGCCCGCGATTCTGAAGGAAATTCCGGATGTCCGTTTATTGTTGGTCGGCGGCGGCCCTCAGGATGCCGCGATTAAGCAAAAGGCCCGCGATTTGGGTTTGCAGGACAAGGTCGTTTTTACCGGGCGAGTGCCGCACGATCAAGTGCAAGGCTATTACAATCAGGTCGATATTTTCGTTTATCCGCGCCTGTCGATGCGTTTGACTGATTTAGTTACGCCGCTCAAACCGTTGGAGGCGATGGCACAAGGGCGATTGGTCGTAGCGTCCGATGTCGGCGGGCATAAGGAATTGATCGACGATGAAAAGACCGGTTATTTATTTGCAGCGGGAAATGCTGAAAGTCTCGCGCAAACGGTTCTGCGCTTGTTGAATAATCGTTCCCAATGGGATGCGATTCGTGCTAACGGGCGCCGTTTTGTCGAGGAAAAACGGAATTGGGCCTATAGCGTAAGCCGTTATCAAAATGTCTATCAGCGTTTGCTTCAAAAATGA
- a CDS encoding glycosyltransferase family 2 protein: protein MKISVVIPAYNSAAFIADAVRSILNQSQPVDEIVIVDDGSTDDTQTVVESLSGPIIYINQPNQGPSTARNTGIDTAKNDWIAFLDADDQWTQQKIERQLNVLQNYPELVLIAGDMAEIDNSNRIITESVLNKHNLLSKFQALENRPIPNALAELVTKNFIPTGTVLVKKSALIEAGCFNPNIRFGEDLECWSKIAAKHPIACMPDILMLRRQQGNNATQLTAPLFNDLARVMTSIRNYAAKDLSLQNIDPDRLVADAYAYADLGYWHFSEYDLITARQAFSASLKEKPSKRALLYWLACLMPEGIIKMLRKIKNL, encoded by the coding sequence ATGAAAATCAGCGTCGTCATTCCCGCCTATAACAGCGCCGCATTCATTGCAGACGCCGTCCGGAGCATCCTGAACCAATCTCAGCCGGTTGATGAAATCGTCATCGTCGACGACGGCTCGACAGACGATACGCAAACCGTCGTCGAATCGCTATCAGGCCCTATTATTTACATCAATCAGCCAAATCAAGGCCCTTCGACCGCTCGAAACACAGGCATCGATACCGCAAAAAACGATTGGATAGCCTTTCTCGATGCCGACGACCAATGGACGCAGCAAAAGATCGAACGACAATTAAATGTCCTACAAAATTATCCCGAGTTAGTCTTGATCGCCGGCGACATGGCCGAAATCGACAACAGCAACCGGATCATCACCGAATCGGTATTAAACAAACACAATCTGTTGAGCAAATTTCAAGCACTCGAAAACCGCCCTATTCCGAACGCCTTGGCCGAACTCGTCACCAAAAACTTCATCCCGACCGGCACCGTGCTGGTCAAAAAATCGGCGTTGATTGAAGCCGGTTGTTTCAATCCAAACATACGTTTCGGCGAAGATTTGGAATGTTGGAGTAAAATCGCCGCGAAACATCCGATCGCCTGTATGCCCGACATTCTGATGCTGCGCCGACAACAAGGCAACAACGCCACGCAACTAACCGCGCCGCTATTCAACGATCTGGCGAGAGTCATGACCTCGATTCGAAATTACGCGGCAAAAGACCTGTCATTACAGAATATCGACCCCGACCGGCTCGTCGCCGATGCCTATGCCTATGCCGACTTAGGCTATTGGCATTTTAGCGAGTACGATTTGATCACCGCCCGGCAAGCATTTTCGGCCAGTCTCAAAGAAAAGCCCAGTAAACGCGCCCTGCTCTATTGGCTAGCCTGCTTAATGCCAGAAGGAATAATCAAGATGTTGCGCAAAATAAAAAATCTATGA
- a CDS encoding Rpn family recombination-promoting nuclease/putative transposase translates to MKEKYINLFTDFGFKKAFGEEASKEHLISFLNTLLPEKHQIQELQFNQNDRQGASALDRKAIFDLSCVSSTGEYFIVELQKAKQNFFKDRSVFYATFPIQQQAERGDWNFKLAAVYTIGILDFVFDEDESQGRHEVVHRVQLKNQHHQVFYDKLTFIYLTLPNFTKTEDELDTLQDKWFYVFRHLHELDEIPPRLRERVFLSLFEKARIARFQPEERDAYESSLKYYRDLKNVIDTARDEGREEGRLDEKRNLAIRMIRREMSDEDIAELTGLSIDAIAEIRANPAHFISDEPLKNRGQAH, encoded by the coding sequence GTGAAAGAAAAATATATCAACCTGTTTACCGACTTCGGTTTCAAAAAAGCGTTTGGCGAAGAGGCCAGTAAAGAGCACTTGATCAGCTTTTTAAATACCCTGCTGCCGGAAAAACACCAAATTCAAGAGTTGCAATTCAATCAAAATGATCGTCAGGGGGCTTCGGCTTTAGACCGCAAAGCGATTTTCGACCTCAGCTGTGTCAGCTCGACCGGCGAATACTTCATTGTAGAATTGCAAAAAGCTAAGCAGAACTTCTTTAAAGATCGTAGCGTGTTTTATGCCACTTTTCCCATTCAACAGCAAGCCGAGCGAGGTGACTGGAATTTTAAGCTGGCTGCGGTTTATACGATCGGCATCCTGGATTTTGTCTTTGATGAAGACGAAAGCCAAGGCCGTCACGAAGTCGTGCATCGGGTCCAATTGAAAAACCAGCATCATCAGGTTTTTTACGACAAATTAACCTTTATTTATTTGACCCTGCCCAATTTTACCAAAACCGAGGATGAACTGGACACTCTGCAAGATAAATGGTTTTACGTGTTCCGCCACCTGCATGAACTGGACGAAATTCCGCCAAGGCTGCGCGAAAGGGTCTTCCTGAGCCTGTTCGAAAAAGCTCGGATCGCCCGCTTTCAACCGGAAGAACGCGACGCCTATGAATCCAGTCTGAAATACTACCGCGATCTAAAAAACGTGATCGACACAGCGAGGGATGAAGGAAGAGAAGAAGGTCGTCTTGATGAAAAACGCAACTTAGCGATCAGAATGATCCGCCGGGAGATGAGCGATGAAGACATAGCAGAATTGACTGGGCTCAGCATCGATGCCATTGCCGAAATACGTGCTAACCCTGCGCATTTCATTTCAGATGAACCTTTAAAAAATCGTGGTCAAGCGCATTAA
- a CDS encoding Uma2 family endonuclease produces MASNVAIKQGISEDDYLLGELSSEIKHELIDGVAYAMAGASKNHERIIINVFSQLLPLLQNSSCEAYSSNVKVKVGENFFYPDAMVVCEDRSENPYYTESPTVLVEVLSSSTRRMDQTIKRLAYQSIPCLQELVLIEQDFVDVEVCRRSNDWLSRHYFLGDEFMLESVGLTLSVADMYRRVQNPDMLAYLQKQALS; encoded by the coding sequence ATGGCATCAAACGTTGCTATTAAACAGGGCATTAGTGAAGACGACTATTTGCTGGGTGAGCTGTCTTCGGAAATCAAGCATGAGTTGATCGATGGTGTTGCTTATGCGATGGCGGGTGCCAGTAAGAATCATGAGCGCATCATTATTAATGTTTTTTCACAGTTACTACCACTATTGCAAAATTCGTCCTGTGAAGCATATAGCAGTAACGTCAAAGTTAAAGTCGGCGAAAATTTTTTTTATCCCGATGCCATGGTGGTGTGTGAGGATCGTTCCGAAAACCCTTATTACACGGAGTCTCCGACGGTTTTAGTCGAAGTGTTGTCTTCATCGACGCGCCGCATGGATCAAACGATAAAGCGCTTGGCTTACCAATCGATTCCATGTTTACAAGAGTTGGTTTTGATCGAGCAGGATTTTGTCGATGTCGAAGTTTGCAGACGCAGCAACGATTGGTTGTCACGGCATTATTTTTTAGGCGATGAATTTATGCTTGAATCCGTAGGATTGACTTTGTCGGTTGCCGATATGTATCGGCGTGTTCAGAATCCCGATATGCTTGCTTATTTGCAAAAACAAGCGCTTTCATGA
- a CDS encoding Rpn family recombination-promoting nuclease/putative transposase gives MKEKYINLFTDFGFKKAFGEEASKEHLISFLNTLLPEKHQIQELQFNQNERQGASALDRKAIFDLSCVSSTGEYFIVELQKAKQNFFKDRSVFYSTFPIQQQAERGDWNFKLAAVYTIGILDFVFDEDESQGRHEVVHRVQLKNQHHQVFYDKLTFIYLTLPNFTKTEDELDTLQDKWFYVFRHLHELDEIPPRLRERVFLSLFEKARIARFQPEERDAYESSLKYYRDLKNVIDTARDEGREEGREEGIEKGREEGRLDEKRNLAIRMIRREMSDEDIAELTGLSMDVIAEIRANLAHFISDEPL, from the coding sequence GTGAAAGAAAAATATATCAACCTGTTTACCGACTTCGGTTTCAAAAAAGCGTTTGGCGAAGAGGCCAGTAAAGAGCACTTGATCAGCTTTTTAAATACCCTGCTGCCGGAAAAACACCAAATTCAAGAGTTGCAATTCAATCAAAATGAACGCCAGGGTGCTTCGGCTTTAGACCGTAAAGCAATTTTCGACCTCAGCTGTGTCAGCTCGACCGGCGAATACTTCATTGTAGAATTGCAAAAGGCTAAGCAGAACTTCTTTAAAGATCGTAGCGTGTTTTATTCCACTTTTCCGATTCAACAGCAAGCCGAGCGAGGTGACTGGAATTTTAAGCTGGCTGCGGTTTATACGATCGGTATCCTGGATTTTGTCTTTGATGAGGACGAAAGCCAAGGCCGTCACGAAGTCGTGCATCGGGTCCAATTGAAAAACCAGCATCATCAGGTTTTTTACGACAAATTAACCTTTATTTATTTGACCTTGCCCAATTTCACCAAAACCGAGGATGAACTGGACACGCTGCAAGATAAATGGTTTTACGTGTTCCGCCACCTGCATGAACTGGACGAAATTCCGCCAAGGCTGCGCGAAAGGGTCTTCCTGAGCCTGTTCGAAAAAGCTCGGATCGCCCGCTTTCAACCGGAAGAACGCGACGCCTATGAATCCAGTCTGAAATACTACCGCGATCTCAAAAACGTAATCGATACAGCGAGGGATGAAGGTAGGGAAGAAGGAAGAGAAGAAGGAATTGAAAAAGGAAGAGAAGAAGGCCGGCTAGATGAAAAACGCAACTTAGCGATCAGAATGATCCGCCGGGAGATGAGCGATGAAGACATAGCCGAACTGACTGGACTCAGCATGGATGTCATTGCCGAAATACGGGCTAACCTTGCGCATTTCATTTCAGATGAACCCTTATAA